In the Streptomyces sp. 3214.6 genome, GGATGCTGCAGCAGCACTATGGGGCCAGCCCTCACTGGCCCGCCCTCGCCGAGGCCCTGGCCCCGGTGCTGGACTCCTTCACCACCGGACGGACCGCAACGGTCGCCGAGACCTCCACCCGCGTCCTGCTGGACCTGCTCGGCTGGCGGGGCCAGATCCTCACCAGCAGCCGCCTGCCCTCCCGTCCGGGCCGATCGGCCCGGCTCGCCGACCTGGCCGCCGCGGCCGGCGCCCGCACCTATCTGTGCGGGACCGGCGGCATGACCTATCTCGACCCCGCCCCGTTCACCGCCCAGAACATCGCCGTGGCTCCGTTCCGGCCGCCGACTGCTGGCATCTGGTCCTTCGGCCGCCGCCTCAGTGCCCTGTGGGCTCTCGCAAAACTCGGCCCGGACACCGTGGCCGACCGACTCCAGACCCTCGCCGCCGACCACACGGCCCCGCAACCCGCCGTCTGACCGCGGCTGTCCCCCCTCCGCGAGGAGGAGGGGACGTACCACTGAACGCCCCCAGTCACGTACGACTCCGCCGTGCACCATCGCGTACGGGACGCACCTCTGTCACATGCCCTCTTGGCTCCGGGCCGGGAGCCAAGGCAGGCCCGCACGCGGGTGCGGCGTCTCGGACAACAGGCAGCCAGAGATTCCGCTTAGGTCCGTTCGCGGAGTCGCAGAGCCATGTCGGCCTCCCGCGCGGTGGCCGCCAGCCCGGCGGCTGGCGCGGCGACGCTCTCACTCGTGTGACGAACGCCACACCGCCTCCGGCACGTCCGAAGAGACCGCTGAGCATGGGGCGGGGCGGCCGGATGCGGAACCGTGCACCCCTCCTCACCAGGGCTTCGGCTGCTTCGCTCCGTCCGTGACGGTGGAGGAGCCCTGCCGGAGTGCCCTCCGTTGGGCGACGAGCGGCTGGCACGAACCGCCAGAGAAGGCCCCTCCCCGCACGGAGCTCCTGCCGGGTGGGCAGCCGACACCCCGGCGTCTGCTCACTGCGCAAGGCGCCAGGAGAGCACCAAGGAGAGTCCCTCCGAATACCCGTGCCTAGGGGCCTTGGGCTGCACCTCGCCCGGTGGGACACGCCACCGCGGAACAGGCCAGCCGCACCTGGGATCAATCTCGTTGGGAATTCTGACGCCTACCTCTGCGCGTTCGTGTCCCGTCGTTCCGGCCCGCGCAACCACATATTCCTGTGTGGAGTTCAGGGTGGGGTGGTTCGGCTTCGGGGGCGTCCCTGTTCGCTTCGGAGACACGGCCCTCGGCTTCGGCAGCGTACCCGTTCGCTTCGGGAGCACTCTGCCGGGCTTCGAGGCCAGCCGGTCTCGCGGGGCAGGTCTCGGTCTCGATCTCGGTCTCGCGGACACAGGTTTTGGTCTCGCCTAGGTCTCGCGAGGAGGTCTCAACGACACAGGTCTCGTGTTCAACGGCTGCTGTCGCGACACGACGATGTCGTCCGTGTCGCCGGCGACGCCTTGTCCGCGGACATCCGGGGGACGGATCCGGGTGTCCGCCCGGATGTCCGACGGGTTATCCGCCGTGTCCGACGGGTTGTCCGCCCTCCCCTGCGGACAGCCGCCGCGCCTTGCACCCTCGCTGTGACACGGGCACGGCGACCTGTCACGGTTCGTGTCACGCCGTCACGGCGGACCGGGACGGACCGGAGTGGGAACCGTCCCCAGCGGACCGGGGACGGACCGGGCTGGGGACCGGAGTGGGGACCATGTGGGGAACCATCCCCACCCGGTCCCCAGCGCCCGAGGGGGACCACGCTCGGTGAGCGTGAACGCCGTCAACTGGTGAGCGTGAACCGAGCTCACCGCACCGGTTCACGCTCACCGACAACCGGGGTAGTTCCAGTCACCGCGCGGGCGGCATCGCCGCCGTACTACCGCACGCCGTGACGCACGTACAGCGCATGTACGGGTGCATTGCCGAGGTGCACGTACGGCGCCTGTACGGCGCACGTACGGCCCCGGCGAGGGAACGGACGAACTGCGGAGAACCCAGTTCCCGCATGGGTGGGAAGCACTTCGTAGATCACGTTCAGCTGCATCCGGTACGGCCGTACGTGCGCCGTACGGTACGACCGGTTCGGTCGTACCTCGGGGTTCTCGTACGGGTGCCGTACGAGCACGGTACGGACGTCGTAAGCGCACCCGTACCGGTTCGGATTACCGCTTCCTGATTGCCGGTTGGTGAGCGTGAACCGGTGCGGTGAGCTCGGTTCACGCTCACCAGTTGACGGCGTTCACGCTCACCGAGCGTGGTCCCGCTCGGGCGCTAGAGGCCGCGCGGGGCGGTACCCAATCCGTCCCCACCCCGGTCCGGCCCTGGTCCGCTGGGGACCGTCCCCACTTCGGTCCCCAGCCGGTCCGTCCCAGTTCCCCACCCGGCCCGCCGGAGACCGTCCCGGTCCGCGTTGTGGTCCGTCCCGGGTTCGCCGTGACGGCGTGACACGAACCGTGCCAGGTCGCCGGGCCCGTGTCACAGCGAGGGCGGATAACCCGTCGGACATCCGGGCGGACACCCGGATCCGTCCCCCGGATGTCCGCGGACAAGGCGTCGCCGGCGACACGGACGACATCGTCGTGTCGCGACAGCAGCCGTTGAACACGAGACCTGTGTCGTTGAGACCTCCTCGCGAGACCTAGGCGAGACCAAAACCTGTGTCCGCGAGACCGGCCCTGCCCGCGAGACCGGCAGCGTGGTCCCGAAACGAACGGGTACGCCCCCGAAGCCGAGGGCCGCGCCTCCGAAACGAACAGGGACGCCCCCGAAGCCGAACCACCCCACCCCGAAACACCACACAGGATGAGGAAACGAAATCACGCGGCAGGGGCGAATGGGAAAAATGAAATGCCAGCATTCGCGGGAATTGGAAGGCCCCGGGATTCGACAGTTTCCCGATTTGCAAATCGGGATCCGGAATTGATTAGGTTCCGTGAACGAGGAAACGGATGTATGCTGGTATCTGATCGCCCGTTCCGGGAATCCGGACAGATCGCTCGGTCCACAAATGAGTCGGGCCCCACGCCTCTGTTGCACGAGATCGTGGGGCCCCCGGTTCCGGACCTGAGATGGGCTCGGCCGTGGCATCGGCCGGGCCCATCGTTGCTGCTAGTACAGCTGCCAGAGCTTGTACACCCAGTACGCGGCCTGGCTGGCACGCGCGATCAGGATGCATATCTGGACGGCTGACTGCCGCTTGGTCCGGTCCGGCTTGGTTCCCTCGTTGAGGTCCCTGCCGGACACCGAATCACCTCCTCCCGGTAGACCAGCTGAAATCCACCGGAATTCTTGGAGGGGCGTCTCGACAGTAGCAGAATCGCGCCTACTGAAAAGCGGCCCTCCGAATGCGGCAACCCATGCGATGCAGCTAATGATGAGAGCCGGCCGGTGGTGCCGAGGGGCGGGTAATAGCTGGCTCACGCTCTGGACAAGTCTCACCGTGGTTCCGGTTGCGTCTCGGCTCCAAGCCGATGATCTTGGTTAGATTCTGGGCGCGGAGAGCCGGGTGGACCAGGTGATCCACTCGGCTACGACGTTGGCCACGGGGCTGTCGACCTCCTGAACGCTGCGGGCTCAGCAAAGAGCCAGGGGGAGGGGGAGCCCGGATCGCCTAGCGCGACCACGCTCGCACCGTGCGGCGGCGCGGCCTGTTGTCACCAGTCGCGCCGCCCAGGTTCAGTTCACTTCCCGCAGCGCGGGCAACGGGTCCTCGGCAGGCCCCGGGTGCGGCGTGTCAGAGTCCGAGCTCCGCCAGGGCGGTCTGGCGTTGCGGGCTGAGGCGGGAGCGTCGGCGGCTGAGGTTGCTCAGCCACTGTCCCAGTCGTACCCGGTCGCCTTCGATCTCCTCGATGTGGCGCTGGGGGACATTGAGATGGCCCTCTCGTGCGCGGAAGGCGCGAGCGGCGGCCAGTCCGCGCTGGAAGGCCTGCTCACGTGCTGGCAGCCGGGCGTCGTTGTTGCGGGCGGCGGGCGTGTCCGGCAGATCGAGGCCTGCGCTCTTGAGGAGGTGGCGCTGCTCGGGGTGAAGGGTGTCGGCACGTTCGCACTGCGCCGTGAGCCACTCCCCCGGTGAGGCGGCTGTGTCCTTTTCTGTCTGCCGTAGAGCGGAGTGGTAGAGGCGTTGCCAGGTGATCGGCCAGGGCGGGTTCCACCACCGGTCCAGGGCGGCGAGTGCGGCTGCGCGTTCGTTGGAAAGGGTCTCGGCTCGGGTGCGCTGGGTGGCCAGCCAGCGGCCGAGGGGGAAGCCGTCGTGGGTTTCTTCGACAGGAGCGGCGAGGTGGCCGTGGTGGGCGGCGTAGGCGGTGGCGTGGGCGAGACCTCGGTCGAAGGCCTGCTGGCGGGGGTCCCAGATGACGCCAAGACGTTCCAGAGCTTGGGTGCGTGCTGGGTCGAGTGTGCCGGCGATGTGCAGATGGCGCTGCCAGGTGAGCCAGCGGCCCAGGGGGTAGCCGGTGGAGTCTTCGTAGGTCTGCGGGACGTCGAGGTGGTGGTGGGTGCGGTGGTAGCGGCGGGCCGCGTTCAGACCGCGGCGCCATTCGGCGCTCTTAGGGGCCAGGACTCGTAGGGAGAGAGCGAGGGCGACCTCCTCGGCCTGGGTGGGCCGGTCAAAGTGCAGCCAGGACTCCGGGTCCTCGGGGGGCATGGTGGGTCGGTGGGTGCGGGGGTCGGCCAGGCGGGCTTCGAGGCGGTCGTCGTGGGCGCGTAGGGCCTGGATGGTGTGCCACAGGGGGGTGTAAGCGTCGGCGCCGAGGAGGTCGTCGGGGTCTTCGCTGGGGGTGAGGTAGACGGGGACGACGAGGGTGGCCTTCTTGCCGGCGCCTGGAGTCTGGCGCAGGGCACGGCCAACGGCCTGGACGGTGTCGACCGGGCTGTTCTTGGGGTCGCAGAATACGACGGCGTCGATGGCGGGGACATCGATGCCCTCCCCCAGGACACGGGCGTTGGACAGCACGGCCGGGGCGTCGGGGCCGGTGTGGGCGGCGAACTCGAGCAGGAGGCGGCGGCGGACCTGAGGGGGGTGGCTGCCGCTGACCCAGTCTGCCCATAGTCCTTCGCAGCGCAGGGCGGCAGGGAGGGTGGCGGCCGTGTCGGCCAGGGTGGTGGCGAAGGCACGGGCGTCGGCGACGCGGTGATGGAAGGTCAGGACGCGGCGCAGCTGGTGGTCGTGGATGGCGCGCAGGGCGGCGACCTGGCGGCCGGCCAGGCGCAGTCCGTCGACGCCGGCACCCGGTCCGGTGGCCAGCCAGTCCCGCAGGTCTTCGTCGGAGACGACGGGGACGAGGATCTGGTAGTCGGCGAGCAGGCCGAGGTCGATGGCGTGGGAGAGGGTCAGCCGGTAGGCGACGGGGCCGAAGAGGGTTTCGTCGTCCATGGACGCCACCGTCTCGGTGTCCCCGTCGCGGTCTTCATCGGGGTCCCAGACGCGGGGCGTGGCGGTCAGGTACAGGCGACGGGCGGCAGGGACCTGGTCGTCGTGGTGGACGGCGGCCCACGCCTTGCCCAGACGGCCGGCAGTGCGGTGGGCCTCATCGACGACCACCAGACCCCAGGGGGGCAGACGGTGGTCGCGGTGGGCGGCCACTACGGCCGGCAGGGAAGCGTAGGTGGCGTAGACCGTGACCGGACCTGGGGCGCCTGTGCTGGCGAGCGCAGCCAGTTCACCGGGCGCAGTGGTCATCGGGATGTCGGCGCTGAGCGGTTCGTGGTCGAGAGCCTGCCGGGCCGAACACACCGCTATCGCCGGCCCTTTGCGGCCTGCCGCACGCCAGGAACGGATCGTTTGGGACAGCAGGTCCAACGTCGGCAAAAGCACCAGCACACGGCCCCGCGGGGCGATGCGGGTCGTGGTGCGGGCGGCGATGAGGGTCTTGCCGGTGCCGCAGGCCGCGATCACGCTCGCGCGGGGGTGTTGGTTGAGGGTCCGGGTGGCTGCGGCGACCGCGTCCTTTTGGTGGGGGCGGAGCGTCAGCTCGGTAGGTGGCATGGGTGGTGGGCGGCTTCCAGAGGCGGGCTGGGGCGGATCAGGCGGTACGGATGCGGTGCCGGGAGAGGTGGTCGAGGACGTGCTGGTGGGCTTCCCAGCCGTCGGGGAATTTGGCGGGGACGCCGAGGTGGACGGGGTCGTTGGAGGGGTGGCTGTCGAGGAGGTCGGCGATGCCGGCGCGGGCGACGACGATGCAGGCGTGGCGGTGGCGTGAGGCCAGCACGCACAGGCGGCCGGCTTCCAGGTGGAAGGCGGAGGCGTCGCGGCGTCCGGAGAGCGGGTGCAGGACGATGGTGACGGCGAATTCGCGTCCCTGCAGGCGGTTGGCGGTGTCGGCGCGTACTCCTCGGGTGTGAGGGGTGTGGTTGAGGAGCTGCTGGATGTGGCGGGCCTGTTCGCGGTGGGCGGTGCCGATGGCGATGTCGGCGGGCTGGAGACGGCGGCCGGAGGGGTGGTTCTCACACACGGCCTCGGCGCCGCGGGCGAGCAGTCGGGCGGCCAGCGCGACGGTGGCGTGGGTGGCTTCGGGGTCGGTGCGGGCGGTGTGTCGGGCGGGTAGTTCGTGCAGGGCCCAGCCAAAGCGGGCGGCTTCCTCGAGGGTGGCGTCCAGGGGGTTGTGCAGGCCGCTGGTGGTGAAGTGCAGGGTCCGGGTGGCGGGGGCGGTGCCGGCCTGGAAGGGGGTGAAGGGGTAGAAGGCGCGGGAGACGAGGCCGGCTGCGGAGGGGGGAAGGCGCCAGGAGACCGGCAGCGTGTGGACGGTGGCGTCGTTGTGGTTCATCAGGACCGTGACGGCACTGTTCATGGGGTCGTGGGGCAGGCCGATCCAGCGGGGGGAGCGGATGATGGAGAACGGGTCGAGCTGTCCGGGATCGCCCACGAAGAGGGCCTGGTCGAAGAGTTTGGCGATCAGCAGTAGGGCGTCGGAGCGCATCTGGTAGGCCTCGTCGATGATGGCCCACCTCCAGCGGGGTCCGTCAACGTTCGCCCATTTCTTGGCGGTTGCGACGATCACATCACAGGCGAGGACGTCTTTGATGTCCTTGCTGATGATGGTGTCGGCCAGCTCTTGGACGTGGTCGGGGACGTGGTAGGTGTGCCCGGTGAGGCGTCCCAGGCGCAGCCGGGGCGCTTCGGGGTCGGCGAGGCGGACCAGGAGGTCGTCGACCTGGTGGTTGGTCTGGGCGACGATGATGCACCGCTCGCCGGCGGCAGCGAGAGTGCGGGCAGCGCGGACGACCAGGGTGGATTTCCCGGCGCCGGGCGGTGAGTCGACGACGAGGGCCTGGTCGCTGCCTACGCCGAGTGCGTCAAGGACGCCGGTCACGGCCGCGCGGGCCAGCTCGGCGGGTGAGGGCGTGCGCTGGGTCATGGCTGAGGCTCCTCGGCCGCCTCCAGGGCGGTGGCGGGGTGGTCGTGCTGGGGGCCGCCGTGCGTCCAGGGGGTGTTGTCGCGGCTGGGGAAGGGGGGCTGGCGGAAGAACTCGGGGGCGAGGGTGAGGCAGAGGTCGTCACCGACGGCGGGAACGGAATCGGGTTTGGTGGTGAGGGTGGTGACCTCAAGCAGCAGGTCGCTGCCGCCGTCGCGGGGGGTGATGCTGCGGATGGCCATGTGTACCCGGGGGTTGTGGGGGCCGGCCAGCAGGTTTCCGATGTCCAGGCGGACCGGGTCGGTGGTGTGCAGGGTGAAACGGGGCTTGCGCTGAGCACGGCCGGTGGGGCCGGTGACGGTGCGGTGGGGGTCGGCGTCGATGACGGTGCCGGCGAGGGCTTCTCCGCTGGTGCGCCGTTCGGCCATGACGAAATCGTCTTCCAGGGCGCGGCGGGCTTCGAAGGCGCCTGCGGCCTGTTCGAGGCGGGCCAGGCGGCGGGCGGCGGAGACGGCGTCGTCCTTGATGGGCTGGGGGCGGCCGTCGTCGGCGAGGTAGGTGCTGTAGGCGGTGAAGCGGTCGCGGTCGGCGTCCCAGCGGCGGTGGGCGTCCGGGGTCTGGTTCAGGGTGCGCAGCAGGGCGAGCGCGTGCCAGGCGTCGTCCCAGGTGGGGTGGAGATAGGTGTGCAGGAGATCGCACAGCCGGTCGGTGTGCCGGGTCATGGCGGCGGTGTTGCCCTCTCCGGCGGCGGTGTCGTAGGCCGTCAGCAGGGGGTCGAGTTCGAAGGTGTCGAAGGAGGGGTCGGTGGCCGGTCCGGCGGGCCGGTGCAGC is a window encoding:
- a CDS encoding WbqC family protein, producing the protein MPRTNPSSATASPADSSRDLPQPGGLCAIHQPNFLARLTTLAKLFAADYWIVLDDVQFTRRDYQHRARLADLDDPAGQQWLTIPTRLPNGRPTLIRDAVLDDPGRARRRTAGMLQQHYGASPHWPALAEALAPVLDSFTTGRTATVAETSTRVLLDLLGWRGQILTSSRLPSRPGRSARLADLAAAAGARTYLCGTGGMTYLDPAPFTAQNIAVAPFRPPTAGIWSFGRRLSALWALAKLGPDTVADRLQTLAADHTAPQPAV
- a CDS encoding DEAD/DEAH box helicase encodes the protein MPPTELTLRPHQKDAVAAATRTLNQHPRASVIAACGTGKTLIAARTTTRIAPRGRVLVLLPTLDLLSQTIRSWRAAGRKGPAIAVCSARQALDHEPLSADIPMTTAPGELAALASTGAPGPVTVYATYASLPAVVAAHRDHRLPPWGLVVVDEAHRTAGRLGKAWAAVHHDDQVPAARRLYLTATPRVWDPDEDRDGDTETVASMDDETLFGPVAYRLTLSHAIDLGLLADYQILVPVVSDEDLRDWLATGPGAGVDGLRLAGRQVAALRAIHDHQLRRVLTFHHRVADARAFATTLADTAATLPAALRCEGLWADWVSGSHPPQVRRRLLLEFAAHTGPDAPAVLSNARVLGEGIDVPAIDAVVFCDPKNSPVDTVQAVGRALRQTPGAGKKATLVVPVYLTPSEDPDDLLGADAYTPLWHTIQALRAHDDRLEARLADPRTHRPTMPPEDPESWLHFDRPTQAEEVALALSLRVLAPKSAEWRRGLNAARRYHRTHHHLDVPQTYEDSTGYPLGRWLTWQRHLHIAGTLDPARTQALERLGVIWDPRQQAFDRGLAHATAYAAHHGHLAAPVEETHDGFPLGRWLATQRTRAETLSNERAAALAALDRWWNPPWPITWQRLYHSALRQTEKDTAASPGEWLTAQCERADTLHPEQRHLLKSAGLDLPDTPAARNNDARLPAREQAFQRGLAAARAFRAREGHLNVPQRHIEEIEGDRVRLGQWLSNLSRRRSRLSPQRQTALAELGL
- a CDS encoding AAA domain-containing protein, giving the protein MTQRTPSPAELARAAVTGVLDALGVGSDQALVVDSPPGAGKSTLVVRAARTLAAAGERCIIVAQTNHQVDDLLVRLADPEAPRLRLGRLTGHTYHVPDHVQELADTIISKDIKDVLACDVIVATAKKWANVDGPRWRWAIIDEAYQMRSDALLLIAKLFDQALFVGDPGQLDPFSIIRSPRWIGLPHDPMNSAVTVLMNHNDATVHTLPVSWRLPPSAAGLVSRAFYPFTPFQAGTAPATRTLHFTTSGLHNPLDATLEEAARFGWALHELPARHTARTDPEATHATVALAARLLARGAEAVCENHPSGRRLQPADIAIGTAHREQARHIQQLLNHTPHTRGVRADTANRLQGREFAVTIVLHPLSGRRDASAFHLEAGRLCVLASRHRHACIVVARAGIADLLDSHPSNDPVHLGVPAKFPDGWEAHQHVLDHLSRHRIRTA